In one Aquabacterium sp. OR-4 genomic region, the following are encoded:
- a CDS encoding sterol desaturase family protein, translated as MGTPGELFDALQGWLFERALQPLMFELGLGNVLADGYRATAWLLVGLLQLAVLLLVFRALERWRPVEAVTDRAAVRTDIVYTLIHRLGLVRVAMFFSIDPLWDWLRGQASLQGMAGVELDRLWPGLTDQPLLSFVLYLLLFDLVDYLYHRSQHALDWWWQLHALHHSQRQMTMWSDNRNHLLDDLLRDAVFVLLAFALGVPPGQFIALVAVTQLVESFSHANVRLSFGPLLGRLIVGPDYHRRHHAIGLGHESAGAGTLGGCNFAVLFPVWDMLFGTARFDFALQPTGIRDQLEGRDYGRGFWAQQWLGLKRLAGRD; from the coding sequence ATGGGCACGCCGGGCGAGCTGTTCGACGCGCTGCAGGGCTGGCTGTTCGAGCGCGCGCTGCAGCCGCTGATGTTCGAGCTGGGCCTGGGCAATGTGCTGGCCGATGGCTACCGCGCCACCGCCTGGCTGCTGGTGGGGCTGCTGCAGCTGGCGGTTCTGCTGCTGGTGTTTCGCGCGCTCGAGCGCTGGCGGCCGGTGGAGGCGGTGACCGACCGCGCCGCGGTGCGCACCGACATCGTCTACACGCTGATCCACCGCCTGGGCCTGGTGCGGGTGGCGATGTTCTTCAGCATCGATCCGCTGTGGGACTGGCTGCGCGGCCAGGCCAGCCTGCAGGGCATGGCCGGTGTCGAGCTCGACCGCCTGTGGCCCGGCCTGACCGACCAGCCGCTGCTGAGTTTCGTGCTGTACCTGCTGCTGTTCGATCTGGTCGACTACCTGTATCACCGCAGCCAGCATGCGCTGGACTGGTGGTGGCAGCTGCATGCGCTGCACCACAGCCAGCGGCAAATGACGATGTGGAGCGACAACCGCAACCACCTGCTCGACGACCTGCTGCGCGACGCGGTGTTTGTGCTGCTGGCCTTTGCGCTGGGCGTGCCGCCAGGGCAGTTCATCGCGCTGGTGGCGGTGACGCAGCTGGTGGAAAGCTTCTCGCACGCCAACGTGCGCCTGAGCTTCGGCCCGCTGCTGGGCCGGCTGATTGTGGGCCCCGATTACCACCGCCGCCACCATGCCATCGGCCTGGGCCATGAATCGGCCGGTGCCGGCACGCTGGGCGGCTGCAATTTTGCGGTGCTGTTTCCGGTGTGGGACATGCTGTTCGGCACCGCACGCTTCGACTTTGCGCTGCAGCCCACCGGCATCCGCGACCAGCTCGAGGGCCGCGACTATGGCCGCGGCTTCTGGGCCCAGCAATGGCTGGGGCTCAAGCGCCTGGCCGGCCGCGACTGA
- a CDS encoding NF038120 family PEP-CTERM protein, with translation MATAIALTASTAALAAPVATVGFEGAFDLIGPGQTNTQYTEQRFSFTPAGGDALIDTSSCAVGVEYCATGNSSTHLQALNGASVTIRPVNEWFQLHSLDASFLPSPSLSLSGYSFGLLLSGTTLGGGSVSQLLELVESAVLPGDFEFSSYTGAADMTRLTSLTLSACYITGGGCITDAAGLAADFLLPSDLQFSVDNLSMSIPEPSAIWLAALSLGALVATRRRSTR, from the coding sequence ATGGCCACTGCCATCGCGCTCACGGCGTCCACCGCGGCCCTTGCGGCTCCGGTCGCCACGGTCGGTTTTGAAGGCGCGTTCGACCTGATCGGTCCGGGCCAGACCAACACCCAGTACACCGAGCAGCGATTCAGCTTCACGCCGGCCGGCGGCGATGCACTGATCGACACCTCGTCGTGTGCCGTGGGCGTTGAGTACTGCGCCACCGGCAACAGCAGCACCCACCTGCAGGCGCTCAACGGTGCCTCGGTCACGATCAGGCCGGTCAACGAGTGGTTCCAGCTGCACAGCCTGGACGCCTCGTTCCTGCCCTCGCCCTCGCTCAGCCTGTCGGGCTACAGCTTCGGCCTGCTGCTGTCGGGCACCACGCTGGGCGGTGGCAGCGTGAGCCAACTGCTCGAGCTGGTGGAGAGCGCGGTGCTGCCCGGTGACTTCGAGTTCAGCAGCTACACGGGCGCGGCCGACATGACCCGCCTGACCTCGCTCACGCTGAGCGCCTGCTACATCACCGGCGGCGGCTGCATCACCGACGCCGCCGGCCTGGCCGCCGACTTCCTGCTGCCCAGCGATCTGCAGTTCTCGGTCGACAACCTGAGCATGTCGATCCCCGAGCCTTCGGCCATCTGGCTGGCGGCGCTGAGCCTGGGTGCACTGGTGGCCACCCGCCGCCGCAGCACCCGCTGA
- a CDS encoding polysaccharide deacetylase family protein yields the protein MLAAGTAGAAGPTAASPCTQPVYLTFDTGHMGVAELVAEVLQRQQVKATFFLANERTLTGGWSLDEHWAPWWRARAAEGHAFGSHTWDHHSWLADRPERGDGSFDTRPSMGPRAGQRSSFTPAAYCTELRRPAERFQAITGQAMLPLFRAPGGKTSPALLAAGRACGLAHVGWAPAGFLGDELPSERYPNVQLLQRALHSIRSGDILVAHLGIWSRRDPWAPAVLEPLIVGLKARGLCFATLREHPQYGRAPATAALPQAR from the coding sequence ATGCTGGCCGCTGGAACTGCTGGCGCAGCAGGCCCTACCGCCGCCTCACCCTGCACCCAGCCCGTCTACCTGACCTTCGACACCGGCCACATGGGCGTGGCCGAGCTGGTGGCCGAGGTGCTGCAGCGCCAGCAGGTCAAGGCCACGTTTTTTCTGGCCAACGAGCGCACCCTCACCGGTGGCTGGAGCCTGGACGAGCACTGGGCGCCCTGGTGGCGCGCCCGGGCGGCCGAGGGCCATGCCTTCGGCAGCCACACCTGGGACCACCACAGCTGGCTGGCCGATCGGCCCGAGCGCGGCGACGGCAGCTTCGACACGCGGCCGTCGATGGGCCCGCGGGCAGGGCAGCGCAGCAGCTTCACGCCGGCCGCCTACTGCACCGAGCTCAGGCGCCCGGCCGAGCGCTTCCAGGCCATCACCGGCCAGGCCATGCTGCCGCTGTTTCGCGCGCCGGGCGGCAAGACCTCGCCGGCCCTGCTGGCCGCTGGCCGGGCCTGCGGCCTGGCCCATGTGGGCTGGGCCCCGGCCGGCTTTCTGGGCGATGAGCTGCCGAGCGAGCGCTACCCCAATGTCCAGCTGCTGCAGCGTGCGCTGCACAGCATCCGCAGCGGCGACATCCTGGTGGCGCACCTGGGCATCTGGTCGCGGCGTGATCCCTGGGCGCCGGCGGTGCTCGAGCCCTTGATCGTGGGGCTCAAGGCGCGCGGCCTGTGCTTTGCCACGCTGCGCGAGCATCCGCAGTACGGCCGTGCCCCGGCAACGGCGGCGCTGCCGCAGGCGCGCTGA
- a CDS encoding TetR/AcrR family transcriptional regulator: protein MASSPAMADVLTDHRERLLEAMAHSVAAKGYAAVTIADLAAEARVSKRSFYEHFSDKPACFIALYELASLNSLQVLRQALDARRDWHTQVEQALGAYLAHLAGNPALLTTLFVDIMALGPAGLAARRRSTQRFADFIVAIAGPALGAEQAVAIVGGIHEWVLDAVERGRIDRLPALAAPGARLVRAVIDAQP from the coding sequence ATGGCATCATCGCCCGCGATGGCCGATGTGCTCACCGATCACCGCGAGCGACTGCTCGAAGCCATGGCCCACAGCGTGGCCGCCAAGGGCTATGCCGCGGTGACGATTGCTGATCTGGCGGCCGAGGCGCGCGTCTCCAAGCGCAGCTTTTACGAGCACTTCAGCGACAAGCCCGCCTGCTTCATCGCGCTGTACGAGCTGGCCAGCCTCAACTCCTTGCAGGTGCTGCGTCAGGCCCTCGACGCGCGGCGTGACTGGCACACCCAGGTCGAGCAGGCGCTCGGCGCCTACCTGGCCCACCTGGCCGGCAACCCGGCACTGCTGACCACGCTGTTTGTCGACATCATGGCCCTCGGCCCGGCCGGCCTGGCGGCGCGGCGCCGCAGCACCCAGCGCTTTGCCGATTTCATTGTGGCCATCGCCGGGCCCGCACTGGGCGCCGAGCAGGCGGTGGCCATCGTCGGCGGCATCCACGAGTGGGTGCTCGATGCGGTGGAACGCGGCCGCATCGACCGCCTGCCGGCGCTCGCCGCACCGGGTGCACGCCTGGTGCGCGCGGTGATCGACGCGCAGCCCTGA
- a CDS encoding metal-dependent hydrolase, translating to MTDLPVRRLLVDLQSPFDRHWNGGDAFRSAFFNALSMSFPFGEQFFIDSVRAGLAALPAEQRHGFEAEVRGFIGQEATHRRLHGLYNDQLERQGLKNHWEPRSRRRMRALDGKDLRLHLAVTAAAEHFTAILAEYLLANDAALAGADERLALLWRWHSSEESEHRSTAFDLYRALGGNEKWRLRIFRVVSFNFVCDALRQTLNNLWHDGSWKRPATWVSGWRLLFGRAGLVREMAGPWRQYLRADFHPLAHGGQAGSAWLRDNAGRFSVVGSAR from the coding sequence ATGACCGATCTGCCCGTGCGCCGCCTGCTGGTCGATCTGCAGTCGCCCTTTGATCGCCACTGGAACGGCGGAGACGCCTTCCGCAGCGCGTTCTTCAATGCGCTGTCGATGAGCTTTCCGTTTGGCGAGCAGTTCTTCATCGACTCGGTGCGCGCCGGCCTGGCGGCCTTGCCCGCCGAGCAGCGGCACGGCTTCGAGGCCGAGGTGCGCGGCTTCATCGGCCAGGAGGCCACGCACCGCCGCCTGCATGGCCTGTATAACGATCAATTGGAGCGGCAGGGGCTGAAGAACCACTGGGAGCCGCGCTCGCGCCGCCGCATGCGGGCGCTGGACGGCAAGGATCTGCGCCTGCACCTGGCGGTGACCGCAGCGGCCGAGCACTTCACCGCCATCCTGGCCGAGTACCTGCTGGCCAACGACGCGGCACTGGCCGGCGCCGACGAGCGCCTGGCGCTGCTGTGGCGCTGGCACTCCAGCGAGGAGAGTGAGCACCGCAGCACCGCCTTCGACCTCTACCGCGCACTGGGCGGCAACGAGAAGTGGCGGCTGCGCATCTTTCGCGTGGTGTCGTTCAACTTCGTCTGCGACGCGCTGCGCCAGACGCTCAACAACCTCTGGCACGACGGCAGCTGGAAGCGGCCCGCGACCTGGGTGTCGGGCTGGCGGCTGCTGTTCGGCCGCGCTGGCCTGGTGCGCGAGATGGCCGGCCCCTGGCGCCAGTACCTGCGCGCCGACTTCCACCCCTTGGCGCACGGCGGCCAGGCCGGCAGCGCCTGGCTGCGCGACAACGCCGGGCGTTTCAGCGTGGTGGGCTCGGCGCGCTGA
- a CDS encoding S8 family serine peptidase, with protein MNKTPWIWASTLLLAAASASAQQAARQSYIVQLADLPVAGYNGKVAGFAATRPAAGQKLNMRASHVQAYLGYLNSQRNTVISTVGSAPVTHRYNVAFNGFAAKLTAAEVAKLQANAAVLSVTPDSAFTMDTSRTPAFLGLSAAGGLYSQNVTGENVIIGVIDGGITPENPSFSDKVDGSGKPVSSHQAGTVVYDPIATTRPGRWQGACETGPGFPASACNNKLIGARWFRTGFDAAGYVAQPVEFASPRDADGHGSHTASTAGGNANVAATVNSGAVGNISGIAPRARVAAYKVCWLYEGSALATCITTDSVAAIDQAVADGVDVLNYSISGTRTNYLDPVEVAFLFAADAGVFVAASAGNSGPGNTVAHMSPWLTTVAASTHDRLFAANAVLGGTSYAGASLQTSGLASAAGPLPLVLSVNAGIKPLADLNPTQQAALRLCFNATDLADATLLGAAAGSDAALDPAKVAGKIVVCDRGSNARVNKSEAIMAAGGAGMVLINTSSNTLNDDAHHVPSVHLSHTVRTAIRSYAATGTGTGYITAGAQASGVVAPQMASFSSRGPSLANPNILKPDITAPGVSILAAYTPPLATHYAAQIAGGTWPAPEFDFLQGTSMSSPHIAGMGALLKQAHPTWSPAAIKSALMTTTTGVKLASGAADNDRFGYGAGHANPNGASGVPLVYDANLVDYLAFLCGAGTLNPASGVCGSVGFLAPWNLNLASLTAEVVGLQTLYRTVTNVSTATKTFNATATMPGFSAVVTPSTLTLAPGAQGSFAVTATRTTAAIGSWAFGNLDWSDGASTVRSPLTLKPLFLATPALLEDTRVRANRMFTVGTGYDGAMRAITDGLVPATRTAGSVDVGNENCSAKVTVPAGAKWLRVAMFDADSAGQGLDDLDLEVRNAAGTVVASSGGSTTNELVNLRAPAAGTYSLCVIGFGTARAVSKLDYTLSSWLVSTGKGIANSLKVSVPATVATAGSGTVAFLWNVPAGQRYFGTVHFSTGTGEATGQTALYLDNQPTVSVATSTGAKELAKATQKMNR; from the coding sequence ATGAACAAGACCCCCTGGATCTGGGCGTCAACCCTGTTGCTCGCGGCCGCCTCGGCCAGCGCGCAGCAGGCGGCACGCCAGAGCTACATCGTGCAACTGGCCGATCTGCCGGTGGCCGGCTACAACGGCAAGGTGGCCGGTTTTGCCGCCACCAGGCCCGCCGCAGGCCAGAAGCTCAACATGCGCGCCTCGCATGTGCAGGCCTATCTGGGCTACCTGAACAGCCAGCGCAACACGGTGATCTCCACCGTGGGAAGCGCTCCGGTCACGCACCGCTACAACGTGGCCTTCAACGGCTTTGCCGCCAAGCTCACCGCGGCCGAGGTGGCCAAGCTGCAGGCCAATGCCGCCGTGTTGTCGGTGACGCCCGATTCGGCGTTCACCATGGACACCAGCCGCACGCCGGCCTTCCTGGGCCTCTCGGCTGCGGGTGGCCTGTACAGCCAGAACGTCACCGGTGAGAACGTGATCATCGGCGTGATCGACGGCGGCATCACGCCCGAGAACCCGTCGTTCTCGGACAAGGTCGACGGCAGCGGCAAGCCGGTGTCCTCGCACCAGGCCGGCACCGTGGTCTACGACCCGATCGCCACCACCCGCCCCGGCCGCTGGCAAGGTGCCTGTGAAACCGGGCCCGGCTTTCCCGCCAGCGCCTGCAACAACAAGCTGATCGGCGCACGCTGGTTCCGCACCGGCTTCGACGCCGCCGGCTACGTGGCACAGCCGGTCGAGTTTGCATCGCCGCGCGATGCCGACGGCCATGGCAGCCATACCGCCTCCACCGCTGGCGGCAACGCCAATGTGGCGGCCACCGTGAACAGTGGTGCCGTGGGCAACATCTCGGGCATCGCCCCGCGCGCCCGTGTCGCCGCCTACAAGGTGTGCTGGCTGTACGAGGGTTCGGCGCTGGCCACCTGCATCACCACCGACAGCGTGGCGGCCATCGACCAGGCCGTGGCCGACGGTGTGGACGTGCTGAACTACTCGATCAGCGGCACCCGCACCAACTACCTCGACCCGGTCGAAGTGGCGTTCCTGTTCGCGGCCGATGCCGGCGTGTTTGTGGCCGCCTCGGCGGGCAACAGCGGCCCCGGCAACACGGTGGCGCACATGAGCCCCTGGCTGACCACGGTGGCAGCCTCCACGCACGACCGTCTGTTCGCGGCCAATGCCGTGCTGGGCGGCACGTCCTACGCGGGCGCTTCGCTGCAGACCTCGGGCCTGGCCAGTGCAGCCGGCCCGCTGCCGCTGGTGCTGTCGGTGAACGCCGGCATCAAGCCCCTGGCCGACCTGAACCCCACGCAGCAGGCCGCCCTGCGCTTGTGCTTCAACGCCACCGACCTGGCCGATGCCACCCTGCTGGGTGCTGCGGCCGGGTCTGACGCGGCCCTCGATCCGGCCAAGGTGGCCGGCAAGATCGTGGTCTGCGATCGCGGCTCCAACGCCCGTGTCAACAAGAGCGAGGCGATCATGGCCGCCGGCGGCGCCGGCATGGTGCTGATCAACACCAGCAGCAACACGCTCAACGACGACGCCCACCACGTGCCCAGCGTGCACCTGTCGCACACCGTGCGCACGGCCATCCGCAGCTATGCGGCCACCGGCACCGGCACCGGCTACATCACGGCCGGGGCGCAAGCCTCGGGCGTGGTGGCACCGCAGATGGCTTCGTTCTCGTCGCGTGGCCCCAGCCTGGCCAACCCGAACATCCTGAAGCCGGACATCACGGCCCCGGGTGTGTCGATCCTGGCGGCCTACACGCCGCCCCTGGCCACGCACTATGCCGCGCAGATCGCGGGCGGCACCTGGCCGGCCCCGGAGTTCGACTTCCTGCAGGGCACCTCGATGTCCAGCCCGCACATCGCCGGCATGGGCGCCCTGCTCAAGCAGGCGCACCCCACCTGGTCGCCGGCAGCCATCAAGTCGGCGTTGATGACCACCACCACCGGCGTCAAGCTGGCCAGTGGCGCGGCTGACAACGACCGCTTCGGCTACGGTGCAGGCCATGCCAACCCCAACGGCGCCTCGGGTGTGCCGCTGGTGTACGACGCCAACCTGGTCGACTACCTGGCCTTCCTGTGCGGCGCGGGCACGCTGAATCCGGCGAGCGGCGTCTGCGGCTCGGTCGGCTTCCTGGCCCCGTGGAACCTGAACCTGGCCTCGTTGACCGCTGAGGTGGTGGGTCTGCAGACCCTCTACCGCACGGTCACCAACGTCAGCACGGCCACGAAGACCTTCAACGCCACGGCCACCATGCCCGGCTTCTCGGCGGTGGTGACACCGTCGACGCTGACGCTGGCCCCTGGCGCGCAAGGCAGCTTCGCGGTGACGGCCACCCGCACCACGGCGGCCATCGGCAGCTGGGCCTTCGGCAATCTCGACTGGTCCGACGGTGCCAGCACGGTGCGCAGCCCGCTGACCTTGAAGCCCCTGTTCCTGGCCACCCCGGCGCTGCTGGAAGACACCCGTGTTCGTGCCAACCGCATGTTCACCGTGGGTACCGGCTACGACGGCGCCATGCGTGCCATCACCGACGGTCTGGTGCCGGCCACGCGCACGGCAGGCAGTGTCGATGTGGGCAACGAAAACTGCTCGGCCAAGGTGACGGTGCCTGCCGGCGCCAAGTGGCTGCGCGTGGCGATGTTTGACGCCGACTCGGCAGGCCAGGGTCTGGACGACCTCGACCTCGAGGTGCGCAACGCCGCCGGCACGGTGGTGGCCTCCAGCGGTGGCAGCACCACCAACGAGTTGGTCAACCTGCGCGCCCCGGCCGCAGGCACCTACTCGCTCTGCGTGATCGGCTTTGGCACCGCACGCGCCGTCAGCAAGCTCGACTACACGCTGTCGAGCTGGCTGGTGAGCACCGGCAAGGGCATCGCCAACTCGCTGAAGGTCAGCGTGCCCGCCACGGTGGCCACGGCCGGCAGCGGCACGGTGGCCTTCCTGTGGAACGTGCCGGCCGGCCAGCGCTACTTCGGTACGGTGCACTTCAGCACCGGCACCGGCGAAGCCACCGGCCAGACCGCGCTGTACCTGGACAACCAGCCCACGGTGAGCGTGGCCACGTCCACCGGCGCCAAGGAACTGGCCAAAGCGACGCAGAAGATGAACCGCTAA